The following proteins come from a genomic window of Vidua chalybeata isolate OUT-0048 chromosome 2, bVidCha1 merged haplotype, whole genome shotgun sequence:
- the FOXM1 gene encoding forkhead box protein M1 isoform X2, translated as MRTSPRRPLILKRRKLTLPQNDESSTSARDENRGQDEKAPKQEHRQEDQHNRQPRDKRDSGLQKFPAGIKIIDHPTMPNTQVVAIPTNADIQSIIEALTAKGKECGNNGPNKFILISSGGTSRSAGPAPLQNLPSEKKANAAIKAAVSQEREKSVAQTPGLAGSTALWHSGIDPVVGQEQETNSSGETMSSVLDNSLTNIQWLGKMRSYGLNPSSVKEDTEKENQMPLQERVKTEEEAAAAAIPTAAESSSWQDSVSERPPYSYMAMIQFAINSTEKKRMTLKDIYTWIEDHFPYFKHVAKPGWKNSIRHNLSLHDMFVRETSANGKISFWTIHPDANRCLTLDQVFKPLDLGSPTSPEFSESQQKSRLPDPLKNVGSKTEPQNSRRKMKPLLPRVNSYLVPIQFPLSQPLVLQPSMKVPLSMAQGASLNSTETLQSNKRVCIAPKMSLSAEESPSLPTAAVKEEGQCDEGLFSPSHSIQENISQPGEELSSFPEGACVKEEEGSQLDPWLSPFASTVTVKEEPGLFLPDSSTKERKQFTTLKSPSKAVSDSLVIKRRERREVGRSRRKQRLALPCSEEPVLVLPESSSSDHPFPQENQPLENISQLSCSQGEEGAFKTPVKDIFSKLPVSSTPSKVSATTTPSLEVLDPWKSASLAKGSHELDFSPVKTLQLPFTPLQDNQDLLGFNSTPLKNPLFDSPRELLNIESSDMVLVPLTSSPAFIRDTSKQSSVELTASGFTENRSLMEGLILDTMNDSLSKILLDISFPGLEDENLGTDISWSQLIPELK; from the exons ATGAGGACCAGCCCTCGCAGGCCCTTAATTCTCAAAAGACGAAAACTGACCCTCCCACAGAACGATGAATCCAGTACTTCAGCAAGAGATGAGAACAGAGGTCAGGATGAAAAGGCTCCTaagcaggagcacaggcaggaagACCAACACAACAGACAACCCAGAGACAAAAGGGACAGTGGCCTGCAgaaattcccagcaggaataAAGATAATTGACCATCCTACAATGCCCAACACACAGGTGGTGGCCATCCCTACAAATGCTGATATCCAGAGCATCATAGAGGCATtgacagcaaaaggaaaagagtgTGGCAACAATGGACCCAACAAGTTCATTCTCATTAGCAGTGGGGGCACATCCCGCTCAGCAGGTCCAGCACCATTGCAGAATCTCCCATCAGAGAAGAAAGCCAATGCAGCCATCAAGGCTGCAGTTAgtcaagaaagagagaagagtgTTGCACAGACACCTGGTCTTGCAGGCAGTACAGCACTCTGGCATTCAGGAATTGATCCTGTGGTTGGACAGGAACAGGAGACCAACA GCAGTGGCGAGACAATGAGTTCTGTGTTGGACAACAGCCTCACCAACATCCAGTGGCTGGGGAAGATGAGATCCTATGGGTTAAATCCTTCTTCTGTGAAGGAagacacagagaaagagaaTCAGATGCCTCTGCAGGAAAGAGTCAAG ACTGaagaggaagctgctgctgctgctattcCTACTGCTGCTGAGTCCTCCTCATGGCAGGATTCGGTGTCAGAGCGACCTCCTTACTCCTACATGGCCATGATCCAGTTTGCCATCAACAGCACGGAGAAGAAGCGCATGACCCTGAAGGACATCTATACCTGGATTGAGGATCATTTCCCTTATTTTAAACATGTAGCTAAGCCAGGCTGGAAG AACTCCATCCGGCACAACCTGTCCCTTCATGATATGTTTGTCCGTGAGACATCTGCCAATGGTAAAATTTCCTTCTGGACTATTCACCCTGATGCAAACCGTTGCCTAACATTGGACCAGGTATTTAAG CCACTGGACTTGGGGTCACCAACATCGCCTGAGTTCTCTGAATCA caacaaaagAGTCGTCTTCCAGATCCTCTGAAGAACGTGGGAAGCAAAACTGAGCCCCAGAATTCAC gCCGAAAGATGAAGCCTTTGCTTCCTCGTGTCAACTCCTACCTGGTTCCAATTCAGTTTCCTTTGAGTCAGCCTCTTGTCTTGCAGCCTTCTATGAAGGTTCCCCTGTCCATGGCACAGGGAGCATCCCTTAACAGCACGGAGACTTTGCAGAGCAATAAGCGTGTGTGCATTGCTCCAAAG ATGTCACTGTCTGCAGAAGAGTCACCCTCTTTACCCACGGCTGCTGTCAAGGAGGAGGGTCAATGTGATGAAGGTTTATTTTCCCCAAGCCATTCCATACAGGAGAACATCTCCCAGCCTGGTGAGGAATTGTCTTCTTTCCCTGAGGGTGCCTGTgtaaaggaggaagaaggctCTCAGCTGgatccctggctgtccccattTGCCTCAACCGTAACGGTCAAGGAAGAGCCAGGCTTGTTCCTCCCAGACTCATCCACAAAGGAGAGGAAACAGTTCACCACACTGAAGTCACCATCTAAGGCAGTTTCTGACTCTTTAGTTAtaaagaggagagaaaggagggaagTGGGCAGATCCAGAAGGAAACAACGCCTAGCACTGCCTTGTTCAGAAGAGCCTGTCCTTGTTTtgccagaaagcagcagctcagaccATCCCTTCCCCCAGGAAAACCAGCCACTTGAGAACATatcacagctcagctgctcacaGGGAGAAGAGGGGGCCTTTAAAACACCAGTCAAAGACATCTTCAGCAAATTGCCTGTTTCTTCCACTCCCAGCAAAGTTTCAGCCACTACTACCCCTTCACTTGAGGTCCTTGACCCTTGGAAGTCTGCTTCCTTAGCCAAGGGAAGTCATGAGCTGGACTTCAGTCCAGTGAAAACCCTTCAGTTGCCATTCACACCCCTCCAGGACAACCAGGACTTGCTGGGTTTTAACAGCACACCTCTTAAAAATCCTCTCTTTGATTCTCCTCGGGAACTGCTCAATATAGAATCCAGTGACATGGTCCTTGTGCCCCTCACGAGCTCTCCAGCATTTATTCGTGACACTTCCAAGCAATCCTCTGTTGAACTGACAGCCTCTGGCTTTACTGAAAATCGGTCACTCATGGAGGGCCTTATCCTGGACACCATGAATGACAGTCTTAGCAAAATCCTTCTAGATATCAGCTTTCCTGGTCTTGAGGATGAAAATTTAGGAACAGACATTAGCTGGTCTCAGCTCATACCTGAACTGAAGTGA
- the FOXM1 gene encoding forkhead box protein M1 isoform X3, with protein MRTSPRRPLILKRRKLTLPQNDESSTSARDENRGQDEKAPKQEHRQEDQHNRQPRDKRDSGLQKFPAGIKIIDHPTMPNTQVVAIPTNADIQSIIEALTAKGKECGNNGPNKFILISSGGTSRSAGPAPLQNLPSEKKANAAIKAAVSQEREKSVAQTPGLAGSTALWHSGIDPVVGQEQETNSSGETMSSVLDNSLTNIQWLGKMRSYGLNPSSVKEDTEKENQMPLQERVKTEEEAAAAAIPTAAESSSWQDSVSERPPYSYMAMIQFAINSTEKKRMTLKDIYTWIEDHFPYFKHVAKPGWKNSIRHNLSLHDMFVRETSANGKISFWTIHPDANRCLTLDQVFKQQQKSRLPDPLKNVGSKTEPQNSRRKMKPLLPRVNSYLVPIQFPLSQPLVLQPSMKVPLSMAQGASLNSTETLQSNKRVCIAPKMSLSAEESPSLPTAAVKEEGQCDEGLFSPSHSIQENISQPGEELSSFPEGACVKEEEGSQLDPWLSPFASTVTVKEEPGLFLPDSSTKERKQFTTLKSPSKAVSDSLVIKRRERREVGRSRRKQRLALPCSEEPVLVLPESSSSDHPFPQENQPLENISQLSCSQGEEGAFKTPVKDIFSKLPVSSTPSKVSATTTPSLEVLDPWKSASLAKGSHELDFSPVKTLQLPFTPLQDNQDLLGFNSTPLKNPLFDSPRELLNIESSDMVLVPLTSSPAFIRDTSKQSSVELTASGFTENRSLMEGLILDTMNDSLSKILLDISFPGLEDENLGTDISWSQLIPELK; from the exons ATGAGGACCAGCCCTCGCAGGCCCTTAATTCTCAAAAGACGAAAACTGACCCTCCCACAGAACGATGAATCCAGTACTTCAGCAAGAGATGAGAACAGAGGTCAGGATGAAAAGGCTCCTaagcaggagcacaggcaggaagACCAACACAACAGACAACCCAGAGACAAAAGGGACAGTGGCCTGCAgaaattcccagcaggaataAAGATAATTGACCATCCTACAATGCCCAACACACAGGTGGTGGCCATCCCTACAAATGCTGATATCCAGAGCATCATAGAGGCATtgacagcaaaaggaaaagagtgTGGCAACAATGGACCCAACAAGTTCATTCTCATTAGCAGTGGGGGCACATCCCGCTCAGCAGGTCCAGCACCATTGCAGAATCTCCCATCAGAGAAGAAAGCCAATGCAGCCATCAAGGCTGCAGTTAgtcaagaaagagagaagagtgTTGCACAGACACCTGGTCTTGCAGGCAGTACAGCACTCTGGCATTCAGGAATTGATCCTGTGGTTGGACAGGAACAGGAGACCAACA GCAGTGGCGAGACAATGAGTTCTGTGTTGGACAACAGCCTCACCAACATCCAGTGGCTGGGGAAGATGAGATCCTATGGGTTAAATCCTTCTTCTGTGAAGGAagacacagagaaagagaaTCAGATGCCTCTGCAGGAAAGAGTCAAG ACTGaagaggaagctgctgctgctgctattcCTACTGCTGCTGAGTCCTCCTCATGGCAGGATTCGGTGTCAGAGCGACCTCCTTACTCCTACATGGCCATGATCCAGTTTGCCATCAACAGCACGGAGAAGAAGCGCATGACCCTGAAGGACATCTATACCTGGATTGAGGATCATTTCCCTTATTTTAAACATGTAGCTAAGCCAGGCTGGAAG AACTCCATCCGGCACAACCTGTCCCTTCATGATATGTTTGTCCGTGAGACATCTGCCAATGGTAAAATTTCCTTCTGGACTATTCACCCTGATGCAAACCGTTGCCTAACATTGGACCAGGTATTTAAG cagcaacaaaagAGTCGTCTTCCAGATCCTCTGAAGAACGTGGGAAGCAAAACTGAGCCCCAGAATTCAC gCCGAAAGATGAAGCCTTTGCTTCCTCGTGTCAACTCCTACCTGGTTCCAATTCAGTTTCCTTTGAGTCAGCCTCTTGTCTTGCAGCCTTCTATGAAGGTTCCCCTGTCCATGGCACAGGGAGCATCCCTTAACAGCACGGAGACTTTGCAGAGCAATAAGCGTGTGTGCATTGCTCCAAAG ATGTCACTGTCTGCAGAAGAGTCACCCTCTTTACCCACGGCTGCTGTCAAGGAGGAGGGTCAATGTGATGAAGGTTTATTTTCCCCAAGCCATTCCATACAGGAGAACATCTCCCAGCCTGGTGAGGAATTGTCTTCTTTCCCTGAGGGTGCCTGTgtaaaggaggaagaaggctCTCAGCTGgatccctggctgtccccattTGCCTCAACCGTAACGGTCAAGGAAGAGCCAGGCTTGTTCCTCCCAGACTCATCCACAAAGGAGAGGAAACAGTTCACCACACTGAAGTCACCATCTAAGGCAGTTTCTGACTCTTTAGTTAtaaagaggagagaaaggagggaagTGGGCAGATCCAGAAGGAAACAACGCCTAGCACTGCCTTGTTCAGAAGAGCCTGTCCTTGTTTtgccagaaagcagcagctcagaccATCCCTTCCCCCAGGAAAACCAGCCACTTGAGAACATatcacagctcagctgctcacaGGGAGAAGAGGGGGCCTTTAAAACACCAGTCAAAGACATCTTCAGCAAATTGCCTGTTTCTTCCACTCCCAGCAAAGTTTCAGCCACTACTACCCCTTCACTTGAGGTCCTTGACCCTTGGAAGTCTGCTTCCTTAGCCAAGGGAAGTCATGAGCTGGACTTCAGTCCAGTGAAAACCCTTCAGTTGCCATTCACACCCCTCCAGGACAACCAGGACTTGCTGGGTTTTAACAGCACACCTCTTAAAAATCCTCTCTTTGATTCTCCTCGGGAACTGCTCAATATAGAATCCAGTGACATGGTCCTTGTGCCCCTCACGAGCTCTCCAGCATTTATTCGTGACACTTCCAAGCAATCCTCTGTTGAACTGACAGCCTCTGGCTTTACTGAAAATCGGTCACTCATGGAGGGCCTTATCCTGGACACCATGAATGACAGTCTTAGCAAAATCCTTCTAGATATCAGCTTTCCTGGTCTTGAGGATGAAAATTTAGGAACAGACATTAGCTGGTCTCAGCTCATACCTGAACTGAAGTGA
- the FOXM1 gene encoding forkhead box protein M1 isoform X5, which yields MRTSPRRPLILKRRKLTLPQNDESSTSARDENRGQDEKAPKQEHRQEDQHNRQPRDKRDSGLQKFPAGIKIIDHPTMPNTQVVAIPTNADIQSIIEALTAKGKECGNNGPNKFILISSGGTSRSAGPAPLQNLPSEKKANAAIKAAVSQEREKSVAQTPGLAGSTALWHSGIDPVVGQEQETNSSGETMSSVLDNSLTNIQWLGKMRSYGLNPSSVKEDTEKENQMPLQERVKTEEEAAAAAIPTAAESSSWQDSVSERPPYSYMAMIQFAINSTEKKRMTLKDIYTWIEDHFPYFKHVAKPGWKNSIRHNLSLHDMFVRETSANGKISFWTIHPDANRCLTLDQVFKMSLSAEESPSLPTAAVKEEGQCDEGLFSPSHSIQENISQPGEELSSFPEGACVKEEEGSQLDPWLSPFASTVTVKEEPGLFLPDSSTKERKQFTTLKSPSKAVSDSLVIKRRERREVGRSRRKQRLALPCSEEPVLVLPESSSSDHPFPQENQPLENISQLSCSQGEEGAFKTPVKDIFSKLPVSSTPSKVSATTTPSLEVLDPWKSASLAKGSHELDFSPVKTLQLPFTPLQDNQDLLGFNSTPLKNPLFDSPRELLNIESSDMVLVPLTSSPAFIRDTSKQSSVELTASGFTENRSLMEGLILDTMNDSLSKILLDISFPGLEDENLGTDISWSQLIPELK from the exons ATGAGGACCAGCCCTCGCAGGCCCTTAATTCTCAAAAGACGAAAACTGACCCTCCCACAGAACGATGAATCCAGTACTTCAGCAAGAGATGAGAACAGAGGTCAGGATGAAAAGGCTCCTaagcaggagcacaggcaggaagACCAACACAACAGACAACCCAGAGACAAAAGGGACAGTGGCCTGCAgaaattcccagcaggaataAAGATAATTGACCATCCTACAATGCCCAACACACAGGTGGTGGCCATCCCTACAAATGCTGATATCCAGAGCATCATAGAGGCATtgacagcaaaaggaaaagagtgTGGCAACAATGGACCCAACAAGTTCATTCTCATTAGCAGTGGGGGCACATCCCGCTCAGCAGGTCCAGCACCATTGCAGAATCTCCCATCAGAGAAGAAAGCCAATGCAGCCATCAAGGCTGCAGTTAgtcaagaaagagagaagagtgTTGCACAGACACCTGGTCTTGCAGGCAGTACAGCACTCTGGCATTCAGGAATTGATCCTGTGGTTGGACAGGAACAGGAGACCAACA GCAGTGGCGAGACAATGAGTTCTGTGTTGGACAACAGCCTCACCAACATCCAGTGGCTGGGGAAGATGAGATCCTATGGGTTAAATCCTTCTTCTGTGAAGGAagacacagagaaagagaaTCAGATGCCTCTGCAGGAAAGAGTCAAG ACTGaagaggaagctgctgctgctgctattcCTACTGCTGCTGAGTCCTCCTCATGGCAGGATTCGGTGTCAGAGCGACCTCCTTACTCCTACATGGCCATGATCCAGTTTGCCATCAACAGCACGGAGAAGAAGCGCATGACCCTGAAGGACATCTATACCTGGATTGAGGATCATTTCCCTTATTTTAAACATGTAGCTAAGCCAGGCTGGAAG AACTCCATCCGGCACAACCTGTCCCTTCATGATATGTTTGTCCGTGAGACATCTGCCAATGGTAAAATTTCCTTCTGGACTATTCACCCTGATGCAAACCGTTGCCTAACATTGGACCAGGTATTTAAG ATGTCACTGTCTGCAGAAGAGTCACCCTCTTTACCCACGGCTGCTGTCAAGGAGGAGGGTCAATGTGATGAAGGTTTATTTTCCCCAAGCCATTCCATACAGGAGAACATCTCCCAGCCTGGTGAGGAATTGTCTTCTTTCCCTGAGGGTGCCTGTgtaaaggaggaagaaggctCTCAGCTGgatccctggctgtccccattTGCCTCAACCGTAACGGTCAAGGAAGAGCCAGGCTTGTTCCTCCCAGACTCATCCACAAAGGAGAGGAAACAGTTCACCACACTGAAGTCACCATCTAAGGCAGTTTCTGACTCTTTAGTTAtaaagaggagagaaaggagggaagTGGGCAGATCCAGAAGGAAACAACGCCTAGCACTGCCTTGTTCAGAAGAGCCTGTCCTTGTTTtgccagaaagcagcagctcagaccATCCCTTCCCCCAGGAAAACCAGCCACTTGAGAACATatcacagctcagctgctcacaGGGAGAAGAGGGGGCCTTTAAAACACCAGTCAAAGACATCTTCAGCAAATTGCCTGTTTCTTCCACTCCCAGCAAAGTTTCAGCCACTACTACCCCTTCACTTGAGGTCCTTGACCCTTGGAAGTCTGCTTCCTTAGCCAAGGGAAGTCATGAGCTGGACTTCAGTCCAGTGAAAACCCTTCAGTTGCCATTCACACCCCTCCAGGACAACCAGGACTTGCTGGGTTTTAACAGCACACCTCTTAAAAATCCTCTCTTTGATTCTCCTCGGGAACTGCTCAATATAGAATCCAGTGACATGGTCCTTGTGCCCCTCACGAGCTCTCCAGCATTTATTCGTGACACTTCCAAGCAATCCTCTGTTGAACTGACAGCCTCTGGCTTTACTGAAAATCGGTCACTCATGGAGGGCCTTATCCTGGACACCATGAATGACAGTCTTAGCAAAATCCTTCTAGATATCAGCTTTCCTGGTCTTGAGGATGAAAATTTAGGAACAGACATTAGCTGGTCTCAGCTCATACCTGAACTGAAGTGA
- the FOXM1 gene encoding forkhead box protein M1 isoform X1: protein MRTSPRRPLILKRRKLTLPQNDESSTSARDENRGQDEKAPKQEHRQEDQHNRQPRDKRDSGLQKFPAGIKIIDHPTMPNTQVVAIPTNADIQSIIEALTAKGKECGNNGPNKFILISSGGTSRSAGPAPLQNLPSEKKANAAIKAAVSQEREKSVAQTPGLAGSTALWHSGIDPVVGQEQETNSSGETMSSVLDNSLTNIQWLGKMRSYGLNPSSVKEDTEKENQMPLQERVKTEEEAAAAAIPTAAESSSWQDSVSERPPYSYMAMIQFAINSTEKKRMTLKDIYTWIEDHFPYFKHVAKPGWKNSIRHNLSLHDMFVRETSANGKISFWTIHPDANRCLTLDQVFKPLDLGSPTSPEFSESQQQKSRLPDPLKNVGSKTEPQNSRRKMKPLLPRVNSYLVPIQFPLSQPLVLQPSMKVPLSMAQGASLNSTETLQSNKRVCIAPKMSLSAEESPSLPTAAVKEEGQCDEGLFSPSHSIQENISQPGEELSSFPEGACVKEEEGSQLDPWLSPFASTVTVKEEPGLFLPDSSTKERKQFTTLKSPSKAVSDSLVIKRRERREVGRSRRKQRLALPCSEEPVLVLPESSSSDHPFPQENQPLENISQLSCSQGEEGAFKTPVKDIFSKLPVSSTPSKVSATTTPSLEVLDPWKSASLAKGSHELDFSPVKTLQLPFTPLQDNQDLLGFNSTPLKNPLFDSPRELLNIESSDMVLVPLTSSPAFIRDTSKQSSVELTASGFTENRSLMEGLILDTMNDSLSKILLDISFPGLEDENLGTDISWSQLIPELK, encoded by the exons ATGAGGACCAGCCCTCGCAGGCCCTTAATTCTCAAAAGACGAAAACTGACCCTCCCACAGAACGATGAATCCAGTACTTCAGCAAGAGATGAGAACAGAGGTCAGGATGAAAAGGCTCCTaagcaggagcacaggcaggaagACCAACACAACAGACAACCCAGAGACAAAAGGGACAGTGGCCTGCAgaaattcccagcaggaataAAGATAATTGACCATCCTACAATGCCCAACACACAGGTGGTGGCCATCCCTACAAATGCTGATATCCAGAGCATCATAGAGGCATtgacagcaaaaggaaaagagtgTGGCAACAATGGACCCAACAAGTTCATTCTCATTAGCAGTGGGGGCACATCCCGCTCAGCAGGTCCAGCACCATTGCAGAATCTCCCATCAGAGAAGAAAGCCAATGCAGCCATCAAGGCTGCAGTTAgtcaagaaagagagaagagtgTTGCACAGACACCTGGTCTTGCAGGCAGTACAGCACTCTGGCATTCAGGAATTGATCCTGTGGTTGGACAGGAACAGGAGACCAACA GCAGTGGCGAGACAATGAGTTCTGTGTTGGACAACAGCCTCACCAACATCCAGTGGCTGGGGAAGATGAGATCCTATGGGTTAAATCCTTCTTCTGTGAAGGAagacacagagaaagagaaTCAGATGCCTCTGCAGGAAAGAGTCAAG ACTGaagaggaagctgctgctgctgctattcCTACTGCTGCTGAGTCCTCCTCATGGCAGGATTCGGTGTCAGAGCGACCTCCTTACTCCTACATGGCCATGATCCAGTTTGCCATCAACAGCACGGAGAAGAAGCGCATGACCCTGAAGGACATCTATACCTGGATTGAGGATCATTTCCCTTATTTTAAACATGTAGCTAAGCCAGGCTGGAAG AACTCCATCCGGCACAACCTGTCCCTTCATGATATGTTTGTCCGTGAGACATCTGCCAATGGTAAAATTTCCTTCTGGACTATTCACCCTGATGCAAACCGTTGCCTAACATTGGACCAGGTATTTAAG CCACTGGACTTGGGGTCACCAACATCGCCTGAGTTCTCTGAATCA cagcaacaaaagAGTCGTCTTCCAGATCCTCTGAAGAACGTGGGAAGCAAAACTGAGCCCCAGAATTCAC gCCGAAAGATGAAGCCTTTGCTTCCTCGTGTCAACTCCTACCTGGTTCCAATTCAGTTTCCTTTGAGTCAGCCTCTTGTCTTGCAGCCTTCTATGAAGGTTCCCCTGTCCATGGCACAGGGAGCATCCCTTAACAGCACGGAGACTTTGCAGAGCAATAAGCGTGTGTGCATTGCTCCAAAG ATGTCACTGTCTGCAGAAGAGTCACCCTCTTTACCCACGGCTGCTGTCAAGGAGGAGGGTCAATGTGATGAAGGTTTATTTTCCCCAAGCCATTCCATACAGGAGAACATCTCCCAGCCTGGTGAGGAATTGTCTTCTTTCCCTGAGGGTGCCTGTgtaaaggaggaagaaggctCTCAGCTGgatccctggctgtccccattTGCCTCAACCGTAACGGTCAAGGAAGAGCCAGGCTTGTTCCTCCCAGACTCATCCACAAAGGAGAGGAAACAGTTCACCACACTGAAGTCACCATCTAAGGCAGTTTCTGACTCTTTAGTTAtaaagaggagagaaaggagggaagTGGGCAGATCCAGAAGGAAACAACGCCTAGCACTGCCTTGTTCAGAAGAGCCTGTCCTTGTTTtgccagaaagcagcagctcagaccATCCCTTCCCCCAGGAAAACCAGCCACTTGAGAACATatcacagctcagctgctcacaGGGAGAAGAGGGGGCCTTTAAAACACCAGTCAAAGACATCTTCAGCAAATTGCCTGTTTCTTCCACTCCCAGCAAAGTTTCAGCCACTACTACCCCTTCACTTGAGGTCCTTGACCCTTGGAAGTCTGCTTCCTTAGCCAAGGGAAGTCATGAGCTGGACTTCAGTCCAGTGAAAACCCTTCAGTTGCCATTCACACCCCTCCAGGACAACCAGGACTTGCTGGGTTTTAACAGCACACCTCTTAAAAATCCTCTCTTTGATTCTCCTCGGGAACTGCTCAATATAGAATCCAGTGACATGGTCCTTGTGCCCCTCACGAGCTCTCCAGCATTTATTCGTGACACTTCCAAGCAATCCTCTGTTGAACTGACAGCCTCTGGCTTTACTGAAAATCGGTCACTCATGGAGGGCCTTATCCTGGACACCATGAATGACAGTCTTAGCAAAATCCTTCTAGATATCAGCTTTCCTGGTCTTGAGGATGAAAATTTAGGAACAGACATTAGCTGGTCTCAGCTCATACCTGAACTGAAGTGA